A genome region from Arthrobacter sp. V1I9 includes the following:
- the hemG gene encoding protoporphyrinogen oxidase yields MASHPAGAQSALVLGGGISGLLSARELAAAGHRVTVLEAGVEWGGCVGSHVVAGLTLDSGAESFATRSDAVAGLARELGLSDRIVAPRPGGAWVQLPDGPRELPKTGVLGIPANPWDPEVRRSLGLLGSLRASLDRVLPASIGTAADVVSVSALVRARMGRRVLERLVEPVVGGVHSADPGLLDVDMVAPGLRAGLRQHGSLAAAVASQRRNSSGPAKAGSAVAGLEGGMHTLVSAMVGDLRGRGVTLLPGMRATSVSRTSEGWRVTAGDKAYDAGLLAVAVDGPAAVGLLEKAVPAIAGKQPGSGPDVQLVTLVLDKPELDRRPRGTGILVAPQTAGIQAKALTHATGKWDWLAAAAGSGRHVIRLSYGRVDGTGNQPGGPVTDDELLAASLRDASALLDVGISRQDVVEWDVVRWRGSLPFAAVGHRAKVTAIREACNADGDLAVVGGWVAGNGLAAVVSDTVTQIRNLAG; encoded by the coding sequence TGCCGGGCACCGGGTCACAGTCCTGGAAGCCGGCGTGGAGTGGGGCGGCTGCGTGGGCAGCCACGTTGTAGCCGGCCTCACACTGGACAGCGGTGCCGAATCGTTTGCCACCCGGTCCGACGCCGTCGCGGGCCTCGCCAGGGAACTGGGCCTTTCGGACAGGATTGTCGCGCCGCGGCCCGGCGGCGCCTGGGTTCAGCTCCCGGACGGTCCGCGCGAACTTCCCAAGACCGGGGTTCTGGGGATTCCGGCCAACCCCTGGGATCCTGAGGTCCGCCGGTCCCTGGGCCTGCTGGGTTCGCTCCGCGCTTCCCTCGACAGGGTCCTGCCGGCGTCCATCGGCACGGCCGCGGACGTTGTCAGTGTGTCCGCGCTCGTGAGGGCACGGATGGGTCGGCGGGTTTTGGAGCGGCTGGTAGAGCCTGTGGTGGGCGGCGTCCATTCCGCTGATCCGGGACTTCTCGACGTTGACATGGTGGCCCCCGGGCTCCGCGCCGGACTCCGGCAGCATGGTTCCCTGGCCGCCGCCGTGGCCTCCCAACGGCGCAACAGCAGCGGTCCGGCCAAGGCAGGCTCCGCTGTCGCAGGCCTGGAAGGCGGCATGCACACCCTGGTCAGCGCCATGGTGGGCGACCTCCGCGGCCGGGGCGTGACGCTCCTGCCCGGCATGCGGGCAACGTCCGTCTCCCGGACTTCCGAAGGCTGGCGCGTCACCGCCGGGGATAAGGCGTACGACGCCGGGCTGCTGGCGGTGGCAGTGGACGGCCCGGCCGCCGTCGGGCTGCTGGAAAAAGCAGTCCCGGCCATTGCGGGGAAGCAACCGGGCTCCGGGCCGGACGTGCAACTCGTCACCCTGGTCCTGGACAAGCCCGAACTGGACCGCCGTCCCCGCGGCACCGGCATCCTCGTTGCACCGCAAACTGCCGGCATCCAGGCAAAGGCCCTGACCCACGCCACCGGCAAGTGGGATTGGTTGGCAGCCGCCGCGGGTTCCGGACGGCATGTCATCCGGCTCTCCTACGGCCGCGTCGACGGCACCGGCAACCAGCCCGGTGGGCCCGTTACTGATGATGAGCTCCTGGCAGCGTCACTTCGCGATGCATCGGCCCTGCTGGACGTTGGCATCAGCCGGCAGGACGTTGTGGAGTGGGACGTTGTCCGGTGGCGCGGCTCCCTGCCTTTTGCCGCCGTCGGGCACCGTGCCAAGGTGACGGCAATCCGGGAAGCATGCAACGCGGATGGCGATCTCGCCGTGGTGGGTGGCTGGGTGGCCGGGAACGGGCTTGCCGCAGTGGTGTCCGACACGGTGACGCAAATCCGGAATCTTGCCGGCTGA
- the hemQ gene encoding hydrogen peroxide-dependent heme synthase, translating to MSHTSAESVTKTEESAEQFFTLWTVFKRSEALIRNANAAADFEALLDRLAQAGVTHRGSYDVSAMRADADVMVWLHGPKPEALQQAIRDIRRSSLFAGTEIVWSAMGVHREAEFAKNHTPAYSRGVAPAEWLCVYPFVRSYEWYILPDAERGKMLRDHGLLGRDFPQVISNTVSSFALGDWEWILGLEAPELVDLVDLMRHLRATEARNHVREEIPFYTGRRISPAEVAEVLA from the coding sequence ATGAGCCACACTTCTGCCGAATCTGTCACTAAAACCGAAGAATCAGCCGAGCAGTTTTTCACCCTTTGGACGGTTTTCAAGCGTTCTGAGGCGCTGATCCGCAATGCCAATGCTGCCGCTGATTTCGAGGCCCTGCTGGACCGGCTCGCCCAGGCCGGCGTGACGCACCGCGGCAGCTACGACGTTTCCGCGATGAGGGCGGATGCTGACGTCATGGTGTGGCTCCACGGTCCCAAGCCGGAAGCGCTGCAGCAGGCCATCCGCGATATCCGCCGCAGCAGCCTCTTCGCCGGAACGGAGATCGTCTGGTCCGCCATGGGCGTGCACCGCGAGGCCGAGTTCGCCAAGAACCACACCCCCGCGTACTCCCGGGGCGTCGCACCGGCCGAGTGGCTATGCGTTTACCCGTTCGTCCGCTCCTACGAGTGGTACATCCTGCCGGACGCCGAGCGCGGCAAGATGCTGCGTGACCACGGCCTCCTGGGCCGCGACTTCCCGCAGGTGATCTCCAACACGGTCTCTTCCTTCGCCCTGGGCGACTGGGAGTGGATCCTTGGCCTTGAGGCGCCGGAGCTCGTGGACCTGGTGGACCTCATGCGCCACCTGCGCGCCACGGAAGCACGCAACCACGTCCGCGAGGAAATCCCCTTCTACACCGGACGCCGCATTTCCCCGGCAGAAGTTGCAGAGGTGCTGGCATGA
- a CDS encoding ferrochelatase has product MSPLEGRDPAEVTAVNPVTEAGRMAPKNYDAVLLASFGGPEGQEDVIPFLRNVTRGRGIPDERLEEVSHHYRANGGISPINQQNRELKAALEAELAARGIDLPVLWGNRNWAPYIPETLQDAYDAGHRRLLMITTSAYSCYSSCRQYREDIGMALTETGLDGRLEVDKVRQYFDHPGFVEPFIEGTAAGLAKVREQLAAAGTPDAPVQILFATHSIPTRDADAAGRSEDEPREFEEGSAYVAQHLATASAVIRRVEEESGLTAPWSLVYQSRSGAPHVPWLEPDINDAIEELAGQGVKGIVIVPLGFVSDHMEVVWDLDTEALETCANLGLAATRVPTPGTHRKFVNGMVDLISERTVANNISDRPAVTALGPWYDVCRPGCCANFRGEKPTIAGADTTVGTSHDAYPGEAVAGQSGAAGGALQQ; this is encoded by the coding sequence ATGAGCCCCCTCGAAGGCCGGGATCCGGCCGAAGTTACCGCGGTGAACCCCGTCACCGAGGCCGGCCGGATGGCTCCGAAGAACTACGACGCCGTCCTCCTCGCCTCCTTCGGCGGGCCTGAGGGCCAGGAGGATGTCATTCCGTTCCTCCGCAACGTCACGCGCGGCCGCGGCATCCCGGACGAACGGCTCGAGGAAGTTTCACACCACTACCGCGCCAACGGCGGCATCAGCCCCATCAACCAGCAGAACCGCGAGCTGAAGGCAGCCCTTGAGGCCGAGCTCGCGGCCAGGGGCATCGATCTTCCCGTGCTGTGGGGCAACCGGAACTGGGCCCCTTACATCCCGGAAACCCTCCAGGACGCGTACGACGCCGGGCACCGCCGCCTGCTCATGATCACCACCAGTGCCTACTCCTGCTACTCCAGCTGCCGCCAGTACCGCGAGGACATCGGCATGGCACTGACGGAAACCGGCCTGGATGGCCGGCTCGAGGTGGACAAGGTGCGCCAGTACTTCGACCACCCCGGCTTCGTGGAGCCCTTCATCGAAGGCACTGCCGCAGGCCTGGCAAAGGTCCGGGAACAGCTCGCAGCCGCAGGCACGCCTGACGCGCCCGTCCAGATCCTGTTCGCCACCCACTCCATCCCCACCCGGGACGCGGATGCGGCAGGCCGGTCCGAGGATGAACCCCGCGAATTCGAAGAGGGCTCGGCGTACGTTGCCCAGCACCTCGCCACCGCATCCGCAGTCATTCGGCGTGTGGAAGAGGAATCAGGCCTCACCGCCCCCTGGTCCCTCGTCTACCAGTCCCGTTCCGGTGCCCCGCACGTGCCCTGGCTCGAGCCGGACATCAATGACGCCATCGAGGAGCTCGCAGGCCAGGGCGTCAAGGGCATCGTTATTGTGCCCCTCGGCTTCGTCAGCGACCACATGGAAGTCGTGTGGGACCTGGACACGGAAGCCCTGGAAACCTGCGCCAACCTCGGTCTCGCCGCCACCCGCGTCCCGACGCCCGGCACGCACCGGAAGTTCGTCAACGGCATGGTGGACCTGATTTCCGAACGCACCGTTGCCAACAACATCAGCGACCGCCCGGCCGTAACCGCCCTTGGGCCTTGGTATGACGTCTGCCGTCCGGGGTGCTGCGCGAATTTCCGTGGGGAAAAGCCCACCATCGCCGGAGCGGACACCACGGTGGGCACCAGCCACGATGCCTACCCCGGCGAAGCTGTTGCAGGGCAGTCCGGAGCGGCCGGGGGAGCGCTGCAGCAGTGA